In Helianthus annuus cultivar XRQ/B chromosome 9, HanXRQr2.0-SUNRISE, whole genome shotgun sequence, the following are encoded in one genomic region:
- the LOC110879725 gene encoding ent-kaurenoic acid oxidase 1 isoform X2 → MWLSVALGVVPLLMWLFWQWNNIWYGLVTASLRSSEGGTNLPPGHMGFPVIGELFTFLWYFKFLRRPDDYINSKRRKFGDGVGMYKTHLFGRPSVIVYSPTVIKFVFRADESFKLEWPNVELVEALRRIAATVQPRMIAALESWAKRRTITSYKEIKKVTFENIGMFFASLEPGATLDMLGEYFVGLISGVRSYKMNIPGFAYYHGLQCRKKAIAIFNEELEKRKKDFKNGSSESMKDLMDGLMRLKDEEGGQLSDIEIVDNIVGILIGGYETTTLATMWGVYYLAKYPKVLQKLRDENMQLKSSKNEQHVTSDEIFKMKYTMKVVDETIRMANISPVIFRTTTKDVTYKGHTIPKGWNVMLWIRYLHTDPENFNDPLCFNPDRWDVSMTPGTYQVFGGGSRMCVGNMLARLQIAIFLYHLSTGYTWDLVNPDGKVKYLSNPKPEDGAEITIKKLEL, encoded by the exons ATGTGGTTGTCTGTGGCGTTAGGAGTGGTACCGCTACTAATGTGGCTCTTCTGGCAGTGGAATAACATATGGTATGGACTTGTTACAGCGAGTCTGCGCTCATCAGAGGGTGGCACCAATCTGCCTCCCGGGCACATGGGTTTTCCGGTCATTGGTGAATTGTTCACATTTCTTTGGTACTTCAAATTCCTTCGTCGCCCTGACGATTACATCAATTCCAAGCGTAGAAA GTTTGGTGATGGGGTAGGAATGTACAAGACGCATCTATTTGGTAGACCTTCGGTGATAGTGTATTCACCAACCGTGATAAAATTTGTATTTCGAGCCGATGAAAGCTTCAAATTGGAGTGGCCAAACGTTGAACTTGTAG AAGCGCTTCGTAGGATAGCGGCCACCGTGCAACCAAGAATGATCGCGGCCCTTGAATCCTGGGCCAAACGTCGTACAATTACCTCGTACAAAGAAATCAAGAAGGTTACGTTCGAGAATATAGGCATGTTTTTTGCTAGTTTGGAGCCGGGCGCTACTCTAGATATGCTAGGCGAATACTTTGTTGGATTGATTAGTGGAGTCAGATCCTACAAAATGAATATACCAGGATTTGCTTATTATCATGGCCTTCAG TGTCGCAAAAAAGCCATTGCGATTTTCAATGAAGAGTTGGAGAAAAGGAAGAAGGACTTTAAGAATGGAAGTAGTGAATCTATGAAGGATTTGATGGATGGTTTAATGAGGTTGAAAGATGAAGAAGGGGGTCAGTTAAGTGACATAGAGATTGTTGACAATATTGTTGGCATTCTAATTGGTGGCTATGAAACAACTACTCTTGCCACGATGTGGGGTGTTTATTATCTTGCTAAATACCCAAAGGTTCTACAAAAGCTTCGG GACGAAAATATGCAACTTAAAAGTAGCAAGAATGAGCAACATGTTACAAGCGATGAGATCTTCAAGATGAAATACACCATGAAAGTTGTGGATGAAACTATCAGAATGGCGAATATCTCTCCAGTAATCTTTCGCACAACAACAAAAGATGTTACCTATAAGG GACACACTATTCCGAAAGGATGGAATGTAATGTTGTGGATTAGGTATCTCCACACGGATCCTGAGAACTTTAACGATCCACTGTGTTTCAACCCTGATAGATGGGAT GTATCAATGACGCCCGGAACATACCAAGTGTTTGGTGGTGGATCAAGAATGTGTGTAGGAAATATGCTCGCTCGTTTACAAATTGCTATCTTTCTCTATCATTTGTCCACGGGATACAC GTGGGACTTGGTGAATCCGGATGGGAAAGTGAAGTATCTCTCAAATCCCAAACCAGAAGATGGTGCGGAAATTACCATTAAGAAACTTGAATTGTAA
- the LOC110879725 gene encoding ent-kaurenoic acid oxidase 2 isoform X1 has translation MWLSVALGVVPLLMWLFWQWNNIWYGLVTASLRSSEGGTNLPPGHMGFPVIGELFTFLWYFKFLRRPDDYINSKRRKFGDGVGMYKTHLFGRPSVIVYSPTVIKFVFRADESFKLEWPNVELVGKHSVVAVHGKIHARLRNFISKSVNQPEALRRIAATVQPRMIAALESWAKRRTITSYKEIKKVTFENIGMFFASLEPGATLDMLGEYFVGLISGVRSYKMNIPGFAYYHGLQCRKKAIAIFNEELEKRKKDFKNGSSESMKDLMDGLMRLKDEEGGQLSDIEIVDNIVGILIGGYETTTLATMWGVYYLAKYPKVLQKLRDENMQLKSSKNEQHVTSDEIFKMKYTMKVVDETIRMANISPVIFRTTTKDVTYKGHTIPKGWNVMLWIRYLHTDPENFNDPLCFNPDRWDVSMTPGTYQVFGGGSRMCVGNMLARLQIAIFLYHLSTGYTWDLVNPDGKVKYLSNPKPEDGAEITIKKLEL, from the exons ATGTGGTTGTCTGTGGCGTTAGGAGTGGTACCGCTACTAATGTGGCTCTTCTGGCAGTGGAATAACATATGGTATGGACTTGTTACAGCGAGTCTGCGCTCATCAGAGGGTGGCACCAATCTGCCTCCCGGGCACATGGGTTTTCCGGTCATTGGTGAATTGTTCACATTTCTTTGGTACTTCAAATTCCTTCGTCGCCCTGACGATTACATCAATTCCAAGCGTAGAAA GTTTGGTGATGGGGTAGGAATGTACAAGACGCATCTATTTGGTAGACCTTCGGTGATAGTGTATTCACCAACCGTGATAAAATTTGTATTTCGAGCCGATGAAAGCTTCAAATTGGAGTGGCCAAACGTTGAACTTGTAGGTAAGCATTCAGTAGTTGCGGTCCATGGGAAAATACATGCCAGACTCAGAAATTTCATTTCTAAAAGTGTTAACCAACCAGAAGCGCTTCGTAGGATAGCGGCCACCGTGCAACCAAGAATGATCGCGGCCCTTGAATCCTGGGCCAAACGTCGTACAATTACCTCGTACAAAGAAATCAAGAAGGTTACGTTCGAGAATATAGGCATGTTTTTTGCTAGTTTGGAGCCGGGCGCTACTCTAGATATGCTAGGCGAATACTTTGTTGGATTGATTAGTGGAGTCAGATCCTACAAAATGAATATACCAGGATTTGCTTATTATCATGGCCTTCAG TGTCGCAAAAAAGCCATTGCGATTTTCAATGAAGAGTTGGAGAAAAGGAAGAAGGACTTTAAGAATGGAAGTAGTGAATCTATGAAGGATTTGATGGATGGTTTAATGAGGTTGAAAGATGAAGAAGGGGGTCAGTTAAGTGACATAGAGATTGTTGACAATATTGTTGGCATTCTAATTGGTGGCTATGAAACAACTACTCTTGCCACGATGTGGGGTGTTTATTATCTTGCTAAATACCCAAAGGTTCTACAAAAGCTTCGG GACGAAAATATGCAACTTAAAAGTAGCAAGAATGAGCAACATGTTACAAGCGATGAGATCTTCAAGATGAAATACACCATGAAAGTTGTGGATGAAACTATCAGAATGGCGAATATCTCTCCAGTAATCTTTCGCACAACAACAAAAGATGTTACCTATAAGG GACACACTATTCCGAAAGGATGGAATGTAATGTTGTGGATTAGGTATCTCCACACGGATCCTGAGAACTTTAACGATCCACTGTGTTTCAACCCTGATAGATGGGAT GTATCAATGACGCCCGGAACATACCAAGTGTTTGGTGGTGGATCAAGAATGTGTGTAGGAAATATGCTCGCTCGTTTACAAATTGCTATCTTTCTCTATCATTTGTCCACGGGATACAC GTGGGACTTGGTGAATCCGGATGGGAAAGTGAAGTATCTCTCAAATCCCAAACCAGAAGATGGTGCGGAAATTACCATTAAGAAACTTGAATTGTAA